The sequence CCATGAGACAATTCTGGTATGCTTTATGTGATGGAAGACGAGTCTCCAAGATAGTCACGCGTTCTAAAAAGCTATTCATATCCTCAAAGaacacaacaacaacatcataGTCGGCTGAAACTTGTTTACAAGCCTTAAAAAGCACGCTTGAAGTCAGTTTATGATGTGATTGCTATGCATTGTGATCGCTGAGATGGGGGTTAATCTCACTGAAAGAAGATATGTGATTGCGGTGCCAATGGCGGCAGCTGGAGGAAAGGCAGGAGTAGCAGCGCTTATCAGCTGCTGAGCGCCTTTCTCAATGTAGTCGATATTAGCGGCGAAGAGGCTACGGAGCTTGTCCACTTTTTTGCTATTGTGACGAAACTTGTGGAAAGCATTCATTTCGCCTGTGCCGAAATCTATCATAGCCTCGACATTATTAAATTTGGGTTGAAGGTCAAATCCAACGATACCCTTATACTGCTTGAGGGCTTCCTTCCACAGGTCAGCAACATCGCGATTATCCTTTTCTATATCTTCGGCAGctaatttcttttcctcttccttggtCGCCATGATACCAAAGATAGGGAATAATAAATTGGGATAAAAGAGAGTAGGAAAGTAAATATGACAGGTATCGCTGGAAGTTCTGTTTACTATAAGTGAATATGAAACAACCACGAAAGACAATTATATGGCCAGGCCCACTGGGGCTCAGCTCATCTTTAAATCATTTAGAAAATTAATACTAGTGAGTAGGAACAGCTGCGGCTGAATGAACTCAGCCCTATAAGAAACTACATAAGACGAATCAAAGAACGGGCCAAGGGCTTGGCAGGCATGCTTATTAGCAGATATCTTTCTGCtagtatacggagtacaagtaCGTCTTATGGCCGCATGACCCTTGTTAGTCGCCGTCGACTGATCATGCAGCTTAGCTACCACTCGTTTGTCTAGCGTGTAAGCAACCAGGACGAGATCATATCCCGAGGCAATAGGATACCTAAGGCCTATGTACAAACGTAGTCAATCTACAGTAACCTACCTTTGGGTATTGGTGAGTTATCTTTCATAATCTTGCAATTTGCATAGCCTTTCGTATGTTTTGCAATCACAAAACAGCTGAGCTTGGGTTCCCAGAAAGAATAAACGAAGATAGACCTTGGTGGACTTTTCGAAACTAGGGCATCTAATAGTGTGCTAACCAACAAGAATCAAAACACACTAAAAGCTGGAAACCCCACAGCTACTGATCGTAAGACGAATGATTATTAAACCAAACGACGACAAAGGCACGGCGGTTAGTATTCGAGCATCCATGTCGTCCTGTCTTTGAAGCGACGGAACAGCCTTCGGCGGAGATGGCGCTAAGGCGGAGTTGCACAGTGGAGTGTCTAAAATAAGAGCTGCAGGATTGGTTTCCTGGCAGAAAACGGCCCTAAAAAAATACGGATGTGGCGCATCATGATTAGCCCTTAGCCAGCTAGGACAGAACCCAAGTTAAGCACATGGACAATCGGAGGCTCTGCTGAGTTGCATGTTGACAACGAGCCTATCTTCAAGCAGCTTAGACTAAGCTCTTTCACTACGTCAACTAGTGTTATCAAGGAGTTCAAGTGCTTGATAGGCcgctttaatttaattatctCTGGGAGATATTATGTTACAGAACATTTAGTGTCGATATGAGGCAGAAACGTAGATTCAAGCGCGCATGCTGAATACTCAACGAGTTGAGGAAAGGTTGCGCAGCTGGCAGAGTTCCTCTTTGAACGGCAGACACAAAGAGCCGCGTATCGACTAATCAATTAATTCGAAGCAAAGGATCGCTATGTAGTATCGTGTGCCCAATTATTAATCGAGACTTCATGATATGTGGTTGCGTCCTAGTAGTATTATCAACTTACTATTCTACTTCTAGGTATAATTTCCAGATGCGGGATGCAAAATGAGATTCatcctgctgcagcttgacTAACCAAGCAGATGCACGTACAGTTCAGATGCACGTACAGTTCAGATGCACGTACAGTTGGataaacaagcaaaaaaagaaagaaaagaacaaaaacaaGGACTACCAAAAATGTAGTAAACGAGTAAGATTGGAAGTTTAAGTTTCCCTGCTACTCTAGAAGAAATGCAGTTTCTCACAAAACAGAAACTGATTCTACTTCAGACTCGAAATCCAGTAGTATCAATTGCCTGCACTTTACCCCCCTCAGTCGTGCCGTTGATCGTTCCGCCGCCAGTCGAGACATAAAGAATATACGAATCCGCTCTTGTTCTTCCAAATTTGCAGGCCGTCGCCGTTGCCACTTCAAATGAGTTGGACGCACCAGCAATAACAGCGTATTTGCCATCCGGAGTAGCTGCAAATACTTTGTTTTCCTTGTTCGCCGCTATCCATTTAACATTCCTTTCACCAGGGCCGTATGTAAAGTCATCAATTGCCCCCGATGGTAGAGTGAGAACTTTCTCAGCTGACGCACCATTAGCGGCTCCTCCATTATCGTCAACCTTGATTCGATACATGGATGTTTCGAGAGCACCAGTCACAGGGTTGGCTGTTGCTGTATCGTTTGTGAACCACAAATAACCGTCATGGATATGAATCCCGTTGATACCAATGTTTACAGCTGAGGATGATTCTCTTTCTGGTAAAAATTGAGCCGCCTTGTCCACCCTGCCTTGTTTCATGTCAACACGCCAAATTGCGTTTAATATTGAATCCGCCACAAGTACCAAATGATTTTTTTGAGGAACCGTTGTCGCACCGTTGAGCAGAGCCGCATCGGGAAGGGTAGCGATCAATTCTGGATAGGAGGGCTGGCCGTAAGTGAAATCAACACTCCAAAGACAAGAGGATCCCTTGCCAATTCCAGCTGACTGGCTAAAATTTCCACCAGCCACAGCAAAAACATCTTCAGATGTCTCCGTTATTCCAAAGAAGCTTGTGATTGCGTCTACAGTAAATAGGCGGGTAACTGTTGGCGTCTGACAATCCAAGTCCGACACCTCATATAGAGTGGCATTTGGTAAAAAACTtgtaagaagaagattgccaTTTGAGCGAACGGCAATATTCTCGATCCAGATACCGGCGGGAAACTGGGCAATTACTCGGTTCGGAAGAAGATGCGTATCAAGGCGGCGTGATTGACGAATTGAAGCCGATGGTGCTGTTAGCGAAACAGCCAACGTTAGGAGCTCGCATGCTATTATAATGAGCGACGATATCATTGTTTTGACTAATGTTGCCGAAAAATATAGTCATTTAATGCTTTTGGCAGTGTAGTTTACCGGCTGCAACAGATTCAATACTTTTTGCAGCTCCCTATATATACACAGAAATATTGCGATTACATCATCTTGAGGCAGCTCAATGACGTCTCAAACAATGAAAGCGATCCCCCTTTCACTATTGCACTCATACTAATTTATGCGGCTAACTATTTGGTTTCCTCATAGGATGAATCCTCCAGTGCTCCCAGGCTCTCTCTGATTGAATAGTTCGGATAGCGGCAGAGGCTCGCCAAATCCTTCGGTGGCTATGTACACCCCGCATGCGTCATACCGAACTACTACAGGAATATATTACTGTAGGTCAGTATGAAGTACAAGCGCCAGTAGCCCAAATTGCAATAGGTTTAATCTTTGAAGCAATTTCCTATACGAAAGGAGCAGGGGAACCTGCGGCGGACTGTGACAGGCTGTGAGTGCCAGGGCCAGCGGGTATCCCATATAAGAGCACAGGGCTGC comes from Trichoderma asperellum chromosome 3, complete sequence and encodes:
- a CDS encoding uncharacterized protein (EggNog:ENOG41~SECRETED:SignalP(1-16)), whose protein sequence is MISSLIIIACELLTLAVSLTAPSASIRQSRRLDTHLLPNRVIAQFPAGIWIENIAVRSNGNLLLTSFLPNATLYEVSDLDCQTPTVTRLFTVDAITSFFGITETSEDVFAVAGGNFSQSAGIGKGSSCLWSVDFTYGQPSYPELIATLPDAALLNGATTVPQKNHLVLVADSILNAIWRVDMKQGRVDKAAQFLPERESSSAVNIGINGIHIHDGYLWFTNDTATANPVTGALETSMYRIKVDDNGGAANGASAEKVLTLPSGAIDDFTYGPGERNVKWIAANKENKVFAATPDGKYAVIAGASNSFEVATATACKFGRTRADSYILYVSTGGGTINGTTEGGKVQAIDTTGFRV